The sequence TACCTTCCTGGTCAGATTTCAGGATTGTGGCATAAATACGTGATGTTTCAGAACCTCCACTCAAATTGATGTGATGACGCTGACTGAAAGGATTGTCAACCGTAACTTCGTCGTACCAATCGGTAGAACTTCCGTAATCCGTTCCCAAATCGTTGGCTACAAATTCTTGGGCACTTAAAACTTCCGGTTTGCGGCGAATAGTTTCCGTGGTGAACTCCGATGTATATGTCAAACGGATTTTTCCTGCTTTTGCCGATTTTGTTGTAATAAGAATTACACCGCCAGCAGCACGCGTACCATAAATTGCTCCGGCCGATGCATCTTTCAACACATCAATCGATTCAATATCTTCGCGGCTTACCGAGTTCAGGCTTCCTCCGGGTACTCCGTCAATTACAATAAGTGGTCCTTGTCCGGCCAAAACCGATGCAACACCACGTAACTGCACCGATGTTGTGGCGTTCGGGCTGGTTCCGTTTGTCGACTGAATACTTAAACCTGTAACTTTTCCCTGCATTCCGATAAGCGGATTTCCTGATCCTCCCGGAATAAGGTCTTTTGATTTTACAGAAGTGATCGAACTGGTAACTTCTTTTTTCTCTAAAGTACCATAACCTACAACCACTACTTCGTCAACATTAATAGCATCGGCAAGCATGGTAACATTTATTTCGGTTTGATTACCAACTTCTATTTCCTGAGGTTGCATGCCAACAAACGAAAATTGAAGAGTAGCATTTGCAGGAACACCAGACAACGAATACGCTCCTTCTAAATTGGTAACTGTACCGTTTGTAGTTCCTTTTACAACAATGGTAACACCCGGTAAAGGCATTCCGTCCAGATCGGTAATAACCCCGCGAACCGTATTTTGCTGCTGAGCCTGCATACTTCCGTTTCCGGTGTTATTTTTAGTTATCACAATGTCCTTGTTGAACACCTTGTATTTTAAACCGGTACCACTCAGTACATCATCTAACACATGCTCAACAGTTGCTTTTGCATAAACAGCATCAACCTTTTTGTAACGAGGCAGATGTTCGTTTTTATAAAAAACATCAAACTCGGTTTGATCCTGAATGGATTGAAAAACATTTTCGAGACATGCATCGCGTAGTTCCATGTCAATTCGCACTGATTGCGAGTATACACTGGCTGATACGCTGACTAAGCTTATTAAAATTAAAAAAAGGGATAGTTTCATAACAAGAAACAGTTTTCTCCCCCTTCTTCTTTCAAAAAGAAAGAGGTGGATTAGTTTTTTTTTCATAGTTTCGCTACGATTTTAATTTATAAATCAAAAAATTACATTTGTAATGTTAAACGGGAAGTATGTGGCGTATTTCCCGTTTTTCTTGTGGAAAGTAGGATTTTCATATCATAGGCATAAGTAGTTTAGTTAGTGTTTTTAATCTTATTTTAGTGTTACTGTGATGTCGTCGTTATCAATGTGATAATCAATCGGGACTAACTCATTGATAACTTCAAAGTGTTGTTTAATTGGTTTATGTTTTCTCAGTACTCCCGAGATATATTCGTATTTAAATTCCTCTTTATTATAGTCGATATCCACATCCCACCAGCGTTCCATAATCTGAAAAACCTTATCAACCGATTCGTTGCGGAATTCGTAACGTCCTTCACGCCAGGCGGTATAAATGTCAAAATCCTTATCGCCGATTATAACTTCAGCCGTTTCGGTGTAGAAAGTTGACTGTTCGCCGGGATACAAATCCTTAAAGAAATTGCCTGAGATGATTTTTACTTTTCCTTCAACCAGCGTGGTTTCAATCATTTTATCTTCGGGGTATTCGCAAATATTAAATTTGGTTCCGGTAACTTTTACGATATGGTTTCCTGTTTTTACCAGAAACGGATTTTTCTCGCTCGAGGTAACTTCAAAATAAGCTTCGCCGTGCAGGCTAATTTCACGGTTCTTCTCTGTAAAGTCAGATGGAAATGAAAGCTGTGAGCCGGCATTTAACCAAACATGGGTACCATCGGCCAAAAACACTTCTTTAATCTGTCCTTTTATTGCCTCCACAGTTCGCATTTCAACTTTGCGTGCCGAAGCTGCCTCGGTGTAGAAATAATGACTCATCCAGCCAACTCCTAAAGCCACAACAATAATTGCTGCAATTTTTACAAACTCTTTAAAGAATCCGCGTCTTACTTTCGCCTTATCTATTCGGTGTTGCAATTCAAGCCATTCATTGTTTTCTAGTTCTTTCAATCTGTCCGAATCAATTTCAGCAGCATTCCACAAATCTTTTTGCTTAAACAGCTCTTTTCTGTTTCCCGGATTTTCATTTATCCAGTTTAAAACTTCAGTTTGTTCATTTTCGTTTGCATTTCCCTGAATAAAATGCAGAATAGACTGATTGATATTTTCAGCGTTTTTGTCGTTCATCTCTAATAGGAGTATTATAGGTGAAGTTTACCCTACCTCTAATTGTAATTATTTTGAAAATTGAATAGAAAAAAGATGTAGGAAAGGTCTTTAAATTCGTTCTGAAAGATTTTAAGGGCTTTTGAAATGTGCTTCTCGACCGATTTTAGAGACAGATCGTATTTTTCAGCTATCTCTTTATTTGACAAGCCATTAAACCTGCTCTCGTTAAACACTTGGGCACATTTTGGCGGTAATTTATCAAGTGTATTTTTAATTCGGTCTCTGATTTCAAACTCAAGAACACTCTTTTCGGAATGAAGAAAATAATTTAATTCTTCCTGTTTCAATCTGAGTTCTATTTCATTCAATTTGCCGGCTTTTAATCTTTCCTTCTCAAAATATTTGTAGCATCTATTTTTTACTATCGAAAAAAGGTAGGCAGAAAGTGTTGTCTTTATATCAATGGTTTTCCTTCTTTTCCATAATTCGTAAAAACAATCCTGAACTAAATCTTTAGCCAGGTCTTCTGTCACAAATTTTTGCGCAAAAAGAAAAAGTGGTTGATAGTACTTAAAGAAAATACGATTAAAGGACTCATAGTCACCCTCTTTAAGTCTTTGAAATAATATAGATTCAAGATTGCGATCCATTAACAAACACAATAAAGGCTTAGTTACAGTTTAGTTTAAGGTAACAAATGTATTCTTTTTATATAATATGCAAACTGTTTAAAATCATTAGCTCACCTACTTTTCTATTTTGCTTTAATCAGATTATAAACGTTACCCCCACAGTTTCAATTGTTTCCATAAACCAAAATTCATTGAGGTATAAAAAACTAAAAACGATAAGTGATTTCTTAATGGATTTCCATAGAAACCGTTACATTTGCGACCTAAAGCCGCAATTATTCGATTTTTTTTAGAAAACGATTGATACCTAAAATCGTTATATGGAGCATATTGATTATAATTCAGACTGGCGCAAGGTAGCGTCAACCATTTACAAAAAACCTACCGATTCCAAAATATATGGCATGGTTGAGTTGGATGTAACCGACATTGAGAAATACATTGCTAAAAAAAGGAAAGAAGGCTTAAAAACCACACTCACATATATCATTACACTAATTATTGGCAGAGCAATTCGCAACGAAGTACCCGAACTTAATACTTTTGTAAAGGGCTCGAAAATTGCCCAGCGCAAACAGGTTGACGGTGTTGTAAGTGTTTTGCTCGCCGGCGGCGAAATGGGTTCGGTAAAAGTTGAAAACGCCGATCAGCGCACCATTCAGGAAGTTACTGACGAAATTGCAGAACATATTCGCCAATCGAGAAAAGGAAACGAGCGCGACGAAATGCAATCGAAAAATATGCTGGCGCGTGTGCCGTGGCCTTTCCGAAAGTGGTTGTTCCGTTTATACCGTGTGCTTACCATCGATTGGGGAATTTCCTTACCGGGAATCGGTCTCGACTCAAATAGTTTCGGTTCATACGTAGTTTCAAATATTGGCACTGTTGGACTTGACACAGGTTATGGTTCACTGCTGCCATCTTCAAATGTTTCGCTGGTGATGATCCTTGGAACTGTTCAGAACAAACCGGCTGTTGTTAACGGAGAAATTGTTCCGCGCCGTATTATGCTGCTGTCTGCAACTCTCGACCATCGTGTAGTTGACGGTTCACACGGTGGACGACTATTCCGCCATATTAAATACTTGCTAAAAAATCCACATCTTCTGGAAGAAAAGCCTGATCAGAATCTGGCCAAATTTTAGTGTTTTCATTCTTGTAAATGTTGCAAAACATGTTGCAAAAATTTTTCCGTGTACGAACACGGAATCTTAGTATTTTTGTTTAGTTTTGAAAGCGATTAACTGAGATTAATAAAATTAATCTCGAAAATTAGAACGCTATCGAACTAAATAAACAAATACGGATTAAGGACATTGCCGAAAAAGCAAAAGTTTCAATTGGCACTGTTGACAGGGTTTTGCACAACCGTGGCGAGGTTGCTGAAGCGACAAAAAAGAAGATTCTTGAGATTGTTGAAGAGCTGAACTACCAGCCCAATATTCTGGCAAGTACATTGGCTTCTAAAAAATCGGCCACATTTGCTACGCTCCTGCCCCAACCACCATCG comes from uncultured Draconibacterium sp. and encodes:
- a CDS encoding FecR family protein produces the protein MNDKNAENINQSILHFIQGNANENEQTEVLNWINENPGNRKELFKQKDLWNAAEIDSDRLKELENNEWLELQHRIDKAKVRRGFFKEFVKIAAIIVVALGVGWMSHYFYTEAASARKVEMRTVEAIKGQIKEVFLADGTHVWLNAGSQLSFPSDFTEKNREISLHGEAYFEVTSSEKNPFLVKTGNHIVKVTGTKFNICEYPEDKMIETTLVEGKVKIISGNFFKDLYPGEQSTFYTETAEVIIGDKDFDIYTAWREGRYEFRNESVDKVFQIMERWWDVDIDYNKEEFKYEYISGVLRKHKPIKQHFEVINELVPIDYHIDNDDITVTLK
- a CDS encoding 2-oxo acid dehydrogenase subunit E2; its protein translation is MEHIDYNSDWRKVASTIYKKPTDSKIYGMVELDVTDIEKYIAKKRKEGLKTTLTYIITLIIGRAIRNEVPELNTFVKGSKIAQRKQVDGVVSVLLAGGEMGSVKVENADQRTIQEVTDEIAEHIRQSRKGNERDEMQSKNMLARVPWPFRKWLFRLYRVLTIDWGISLPGIGLDSNSFGSYVVSNIGTVGLDTGYGSLLPSSNVSLVMILGTVQNKPAVVNGEIVPRRIMLLSATLDHRVVDGSHGGRLFRHIKYLLKNPHLLEEKPDQNLAKF